The proteins below are encoded in one region of Hordeum vulgare subsp. vulgare chromosome 3H, MorexV3_pseudomolecules_assembly, whole genome shotgun sequence:
- the LOC123445357 gene encoding homeobox protein LUMINIDEPENDENS: MELVPFKPAAGALVEWGGAGSIPAMVAAQQQQLHAQADQLQRLVVAQCRLTGVNPLAQEMAAGALSIKIGKKPRDLLNPKAVNSMQSLFAVKDTLGKRETREISALCGLTVTQVREFFASQRTRVRKAVRLSREKALKLEASKTTLKLEASKTANNVCSLNTEPPPLDIETHAQVVEPLSTLEPLEMFQSSSQLVEVPQSSLQQPEVQQCTATPIPITPTGTIQPTDAKINPDSVQKETKQEEVAPGVESEDKKFLDSIFALMRKEETFSGQVKLMEWILQINNATILGWFLTMGGLTIVSTWLSQAATEEQTTVILVIFKVLLHLPLHKALPAHMSVVLQTINRLRFYRTQDISGRARNLLSRLSKVLVRSQASKKPQKDLICKQRISEILHDESWRSEVDITEEILALTEVGSESRKPEPKKTPLLLTASVDEAYKKSPVQTKSKERRKVLLVEHPNRKAAGKNAHSARSMCTNNSRPLSADDIQKAKKRAMFMQEKYGKVDTSKVSDKPETTENKKPSGLVNSNVPPMPTSPLTSTAKQPVDPSPSTSIQNAVPLLDNPEILASPKLNIAPRETPIEKLDSKRVRWQIPPEVWIDPLWSVSAGENSKEVDVQAQRNRREKETFYASPKDIPSNPKDPWDLEMNFDDSLTLEIPIDQPPDADTMEVDGAGAAPPNIVVPGEIQQVGSTSSSLTVAAGANGSASEPDLELLAVLLKNPQLVFALSSNEVGNLPTEQTVALLDMLKQTGLGLSELVNCLPNGAGVPNEPEPGPETIPTSLPSPTPPKDLPASVCWRSNFPTHARASNSQQANLPNNGHTPFASEVHQSFSNVVSPLPSQPYTSVSALPAHIQSNAPSVPPQSAVSVNSLTQYAAPVNNMLDSTSVHQHNQPYGFASDRAAVAIHQQPAVDKPAHEFQNMSNSTLARSLTPEPNAAYATFPWQSGAANVASTGRSTTPDHWADSVTNSFNDASAPYLNQSAYSNQSMQSTYDAYGSSTSVSSQGLGRNGYSQTSEYQMSGRNVRQRHSLSPEPGSARVYGGTQEYIPEPSNLADYGQHRYNPVASRDWSSGQQSYTPAEPSRDWNSGQQSYTPAEPSRDWSSVQQSYTSAELSRGRSSGQQGYTSAELSRDRSSGQQVYVPAEPSRQWSSGQQSYTPAEPSNKWSSGQQGHTPAEPSRQWSSAQQGYTPSDLSSQKGYTPTEPSRSRSTASQWVQNPETSRQWSGAGKQDYYAPSDGRSPYDQRRRRRWE, encoded by the exons ATGGAGCTCGTCCCCTTCAAGCCCGCGGCGGGGGCCCTCGTCGAGTGGGGCGGCGCGGGCTCGATCCCCGCGATGGTggcggcgcagcagcagcagctgcacGCGCAGGCGGACCAGCTCCAGCGCCTCGTCGTCGCCCAGTGCCGCCTCACCGGCGTCAACCCTCTCGCGCAGGAGATG GCTGCTGGTGCATTGTCTATCAAGATAG GTAAAAAACCAAGGGACCTGTTGAATCCGAAAGCAGTTAATTCCATGCAGTCACTTTTTGCCGTGAAAGATACTCTTGGCAAAAGAGAAACTCGTGAAATTAGCGCACTTTGTGGGCTTACTGTTACACAG GTAAGGGAGTTTTTTGCAAGTCAGCGTACACGAGTAAGAAAAGCTGTCCGTTTGTCACGAGAGAAAGCACTCAAATTGGAGGCATCCAAGACAACACTCAAATTGGAGGCATCCAAGACGGCTAACAATGTTTGCTCCTTGAACACTGAGCCGCCACCTCTTGACATTGAGACGCATGCTCAAGTTGTCGAACCTTTGAGTACTTTAGAACCATTGGAGATGTTCCAAAGCTCTTCACAACTAGTGGAGGTCCCTCAGAGCTCTCTACAACAACCAGAGGTCCAGCAGTGCACTGCAACCCCTATCCCTATCACCCCTACGGGAACAATCCAACCAACTGATGCTAAGATTAATCCAGATTCTGTTCAAAAGGAAACCAAACAAGAGGAAGTTGCTCCTGGTGTTGAGTCAGAAGATAAAAAGTTTTTGGATAGTATCTTTGCCCTAATGCGGAAGGAGGAAACTTTTTCTGGACAGGTCAAGTTGATGGAATGGATTCTTCAAATAAATAATGCTACGATTCTTGGTTG GTTCTTAACAATGGGCGGTTTGACTATTGTGTCAACATGGCTGAGCCAAGCAGCTACTGAAGAGCAAACAACTGTTATTCTCGTCATTTTCAAG GTGCTTCTTCACCTCCCACTACATAAAGCTTTGCCAGCCCACATGTCAGTTGTATTGCAAACTATTAACAGATTGCGGTTTTATAGGACACAAG ACATATCTGGTAGGGCCAGAAACCTGCTCTCCAGATTGAGCAAAGTGCTCGTACGGAGTCAGGCATCAAAGAAACCTCAAAAGGATTTAATCTGTAAACAAAG GATAAGCGAAATTCTCCATGATGAGTCCTGGAGATCTGAAGTTGATATTACT GAGGAGATCCTTGCCTTGACTGAAGTTGGAAGTGAGAGCAG AAAGCCTGAGCCCAAGAAAACTCCACTGCTGCTCACTGCTTCTGTTGACGAGGCGTATAAAAAGAGTCCTGTGCAGACAA AGTCCAAAGAAAGAAGAAAAGTTCTACTTGTAGAACACCCAAATCGGAAAGCGGCCGGGAAGAACGCTCATTCTGCAAGGAGCATGTGTACAAATAATAGCAGACCATTATCTGCAGATGATATCCAAAAAGCAAAGAAGCGTGCCATGTTTATGCAGGAGAAGTATGGCAAGGTTGACACAAGTAAAGTGTCTGATAAACCTGAGACGACAGAAAATAAAAAACCATCTGGCTTGGTCAACTCAAATGTGCCTCctatgcccacaagccccctcacaTCAACTGCTAAACAACCTGTTGACCCAAGCCCATCAACTTCTATACAGAATGCTGTACCTCTGCTTGATAATCCAGAAATCCTGGCCAGTCCAAAGCTAAACATAGCTCCCAGAGAGACCCCCATAGAGAAATTGGATTCCAAGAGGGTTCGTTGGCAGATACCACCAG AGGTGTGGATAGACCCCTTGTGGAGTGTTAGTGCTGGGGAAAACAGCAAGGAGGTTGATGTTCAGGCACAGAGAAATCGACGCGAGAAGGAAACCTTTTATGCAAGTCCAAAGGACATCCCGTCGAATCCCAAGGACCCATGGGATTTGGAAATGAACTTTGATGACAGCCTGACACTAGAAATTCCAATTGATCAGCCACCAGATGCTGACACTATGGAGGTGGATGGCGCCGGAGCTGCccctccaaacattgttgttcctGGTGAGATCCAGCAAGTTGGATCAACCTCGTCATCTCTGACAGTCGCtgctggtgcaaatggttcagcTTCTGAGCCAGATCTTGAGCTGCTTGCAGTGCTGCTCAAGAACCCACAGCTTGTATTTGCTCTATCATCTAACGAGGTGGGGAATCTGCCAACCGAGCAGACCGTCGCGCTCCTGGACATGCTGAAGCAGACCGGCCTTGGACTTTCAGAGCTGGTAAATTGCCTGCCCAATGGTGCTGGGGTTCCAAACGAGCCTGAACCCGGTCCTGAAACAATCCCTACTTCACTTCCATCTCCGACTCCTCCTAAAGATCTTCCAGCAAGT GTGTGCTGGAGATCTAATTTTCCGACGCATGCAAGGGCTTCAAACTCGCAGCAGGCAAATCTACCAAATAATGGACACACACCTTTTGCAAGCGAAGTGCACCAAAGCTTCTCAAATGTTGTTAGTCCGTTGCCTTCACAACCCTATACTTCAGTTTCTGCCTTGCCGGCACACATCCAAAGTAATGCCCCGTCTGTACCACCTCAGTCGGCGGTCTCAGTAAATTCGCTGACTCAGTATGCTGCGCCTGTGAATAACATGTTGGATAGTACTTCGGTACACCAGCATAACCAGCCATATGGCTTTGCGTCTGATCGTGCTGCAGTGGCCATCCATCAGCAGCCAGCGGTAGATAAACCAGCCCATGAATTTCAGAACATGTCAAACTCCACTCTAGCACGTTCCCTGACGCCTGAGCCGAATGCCGCTTATGCGACATTCCCCTGGCAATCTGGTGCTGCAAATGTTGCCAGCACTGGACGAAGTACAACACCTGATCACTGGGCTGACAGCGTAACTAATTCATTTAATGACGCATCAGCGCCCTATCTTAACCAGAGTGCTTACAGCAACCAAAGCATGCAGAGTACATACGATGCTTATGGTTCTTCTACGTCAGTCTCGTCCCAGGGGCTGGGCAGGAATGGTTACTCCCAAACGTCAGAGTACCAGATGTCGGGGCGTAACGTTCGCCAGCGACACTCGCTGTCCCCTGAGCCTGGTTCCGCTAGGGTCTACGGCGGAACGCAAGAGTACATTCCAGAGCCGTCGAATCTGGCGGATTACGGGCAGCACAGATACAATCCCGTGGCATCAAGGGACTGGAGTTCTGGGCAGCAGAGTTACACCCCGGCTGAACCATCAAGGGACTGGAATTCTGGGCAGCAGAGCTACACCCCGGCTGAACCATCAAGGGACTGGAGCTCCGTGCAGCAGAGCTACACTTCGGCTGAATTATCAAGGGGCCGGAGCTCTGGGCAGCAGGGCTACACTTCGGCTGAATTATCAAGGGACCGGAGCTCCGGGCAGCAGGTCTACGTCCCTGCTGAGCCTTCAAGGCAGTGGAGCTCGGGGCAACAGAGCTACACCCCAGCTGAACCTTCAAACAAGTGGAGCTCCGGGCAGCAGGGACACACTCCAGCAGAGCCTTCAAGGCAGTGGAGCTCGGCGCAGCAGGGCTACACCCCATCCGACCTGTCAAGCCAGAAGGGTTACACCCCCACCGAGCCGTCGAGATCGCGGAGCACCGCCAGCCAGTGGGTCCAGAACCCTGAGACATCAAGGCAATGGAGCGGCGCCGGGAAGCAAGACTATTACGCCCCGAGCGATGGTCGGAGTCCGTACGACCAGCGCCGGAGAAGACGATGGGAGTGA